The following are encoded together in the Platichthys flesus chromosome 9, fPlaFle2.1, whole genome shotgun sequence genome:
- the pias4a gene encoding E3 SUMO-protein ligase PIAS4-A, producing MAAELVEAMNMVKSFRVSDLQTLLASMGRSKSGLKQDLVGRALRLVQTEYSPELLKNVRQLYESRFPKSSGWLAARRPEGVPVAYSSLSSSPTATSQGADYLNGITKPTPTPAAEVKLVPLPFYQTLETLLPPTELISQNNEKLQDSQCIFELTPTQADQIRNASELRPGIRSIQVVLRICYTDSIGVQEDQYPPNIAVKVNQSYCHVPGYYPSNKPGVEPRRPCRPVNITPWLHLSSVTNRVTITWGNFGKRYSVAVYLVRVFTATDLFSQLKLCSVESADRCRERIQDKLRFDPESEIATTGLRVSLICPLVKMRLGVPCRVLTCAHLQCFDAVFFLQMNEKKPTWTCPVCDKPAPFELLTIDGLLSEILKQTSEDIEEIEYLTDGSWQPISDEKERDRDRESSNTPDYPDVDICIPEANGHSPAHSSTSLTGKSGSSSVGGAGGTGGTSGAPSGGAVVDLTLDSSSEEEAGGAGGDSEDTEDSADSPAPKRGRYNYDKDLVTAY from the exons AACATGGTCAAAAGTTTCCGGGTGTCAGACCTGCAGACACTGCTGGCCTCGATGGGTCGCAGCAAAAGCGGGCTGAAGCAGGACCTGGTGGGGCGCGCACTGCGGCTGGTGCAGACCGAATACAGCCCAGAGCTTCTGAAGAATGTCAGGCAGCTCTACGAGTCGCGCTTCCCCAAATCTTCTGGCTGGCTTGCGGCACGGCGTCCAGAGGGCGTCCCGGTTGCCTACTCGTCCCTCAGCTCATCCCCCACCGCCACCTCTCAGGGTGCAGACTACCTCAACGGCATTACCAAACCAACTCCGACACCTGCAGCAGAGGTCAAGCTAGTGCCACTACCCTTTTACCAAACCCTGGAGACACTGTTGCCACCAACAGAGCTAA TTTCCCAGAACAATGAGAAACTGCAAGACAGTCAATGCATATTTGAGTTAACACCAACCCAAGCTGATCAGATCAGAAATGCAAG CGAGCTTCGTCCAGGAATCAGATCCATCCAAGTGGTTCTTAG AATCTGTTACACAGACTCCATTGGTGTCCAGGAGGACCAGTATCCCCCTAATATTGCTGTCAAAGTCAACCAGTCCTACTGTCATGTGCCA GGCTATTACCCCTCTAATAAGCCTGGAGTTGAACCTCGTCGCCCTTGTCGACCTGTTAACATCACTCCCTGGTTGCATCTCTCCAGTGTCACAAACAGAGTCACCATCACCTGGGGAAACTTTGGCAAG CGGTACTCGGTGGCTGTGTATTTAGTGAGGGTCTTCACTGCAACAGACCTCTTCAGCCAACTCAAACTCTGCTCGGTGGAGAGTGCAGATCGCTGTCGTGAACGAA TCCAAGACAAACTTCGCTTTGACCCAGAAAGTGAAATTGCGACCACAGGCCTTCGAGTTTCTCTCATCTGTCCA TTGGTTAAGATGCGGCTCGGGGTACCGTGTCGAGTTTTAACTTGTGCCCATCTCCAGTGTTTCGATGCAGTCTTCTTCCTGCAGATGAACGAGAAGAAGCCCACGTGGACTTGCCCTGTCTGTGACAAGCCCGCCCCCTTTGAGCTGCTCACAATTGATGG ACTGCTATCTGAGATCCTAAAACAGACAAGTGAAGACATTGAGGAGATTGAGTACCTAACCGACGGCTCCTGGCAACCCATCAGTGATGAGAAGGAGAGGGACAGGGATAGAGAAAGCAGCAACACGCCAGACTACCCTGATGTTGATATAT GCATTCCTGAGGCAAACGGTCATTCACCAGcccacagcagcaccagccTGACGGGCAAATCTGGCAGCAGTTCCGTGGGGGGGGCAGGAGGCACGGGGGGAACTTCCGGGGCGCCGAGCGGAGGTGCGGTGGTAGATCTAACTCTTGACTCTTCCTCTGAAGAGGAAGCCGGCGGGGCAGGAGGAGACAGCGAGGACACAGAGGATAGCGCCGACAGTCCTGCTCCGAAGAGGGGCCGATATAACTACGACAAGGACCTGGTTACTGCCTACTGA
- the map2k2a gene encoding dual specificity mitogen-activated protein kinase kinase 2a: MGPKRRPLPLNITPIGEGQATSNTIDAASEANLEALQKKLGELDLDEQQRKRLEAFLTQKAQVGELKDEDFDPICELGAGNGGVVNKVRHKPSGLVMARKLIHLEIKPAIRNQIIRELQVLHECNSPYIVGFYGAFYSDGEISICMEHMDGGSLDQVQKEARKIPEEILGKVSIAVLRGLAYLREKHQIMHRDVKPSNILVNSRGEIKLCDFGVSGQLIDSMANSFVGTRSYMSPERLQGTHYSVQSDVWSMGLSLVELAIGRYPIPPPDTKELESVFGRAVLDGAVVEPHTNMQRPRPPGRPVSGHGMDSRPAMAIFELLDYIVNEPPPKLPLGVFTIDFQDFVTKCLIKNPAERADLKMLMSHTFIKRSEVEEVDFAGWLCKTMELNQPSTPTRSTE, encoded by the exons ATGGGTCCTAAAAGAAGACCCCTGCCCCTGAACATTACGCCCATTGGGGAGGGACAGGCCACCTCCAACACCATCGATGCTGCATCGGA AGCAAACCTCGAGGCCTTACAGAAGAAGCTGGGTGAGCTGGACCTGgacgagcagcagaggaaacggCTGGAGGCCTTCCTCACCCAGAAAGCTCAGGTCGGGGAGCTGAAGGATGAGGACTTTGACCCCATCTGCGAGTTGGGTGCCGGAAACGGGGGAGTGGTCAACAAGGTCCGCCACAAACCCTCTGGTCTGGTCATGGCCCGGAAG TTGATTCACCTGGAAATCAAACCTGCCATCAGGAACCAGATCATCCGAGAGCTGCAGGTGCTGCATGAATGCAACTCCCCCTACATTGTGGGCTTCTATGGGGCCTTTTACAGCGATGGAGAGATCAGCATCTGTATGGAGCACATG GATGGTGGATCCCTAGACCAGGTCCAGAAGGAAGCCAGAAAAATCCCAGAGGAAATTCTGGGGAAAGTCAGCATAGCT GTTTTGAGAGGATTAGCTTATCTGCGGGAGAAGCATCAGATCATGCACAGAG ATGTCAAGCCCTCCAACATTCTGGTCAACTCTCGCGGGGAGATCAAGCTGTGTGACTTTGGTGTGAGTGGCCAGCTCATAGATTCCATGGCCAACTCTTTTGTTGGAACGCGCTCCTACATGTCG CCGGAGAGACTGCAGGGCACTCACTACTCCGTTCAGTCTGACGTGTGGAGCATGGGTCTGTCCCTGGTGGAGCTGGCAATCGGCCGCTACCCCATCCCTCCTCCGGACACCAAAGAACTGGAGTCTGTCTTTGGACGGGCTGTTCTAGACGGGGCCGTTGTAGAGCCTCACACCAACATGCAGAGGCCCAGACCACCAGGCAGGCCTGTGAGCG GACATGGAATGGACAGCCGACCTGCTATGGCCATCTTTGAACTTTTGGACTACATTGTTAATGAG CCGCCTCCAAAACTGCCACTTGGGGTCTTCACCATTGACTTCCAGGACTTTGTGACAAAATG tttgatCAAGAACCCAGCGGAGAGAGCCGACCTGAAGATGCTGATG AGTCACACATTCATCAAACGATcagaggtggaggaagtggaCTTTGCCGGTTGGTTGTGCAAAACCATGGAGCTCAACCAGCCCAGCACTCCCACCCGCAGCACTGAGTGA
- the zbtb7a gene encoding zinc finger and BTB domain-containing protein 7A, translating to MVVRIKMKPKLHVLTEAGPLASFLSGRAAALPRDGGSRAGRQAGESDRARDTFSAYLTGRRTDGRTDTRVGAALGGSAAGWWKMSSGAGGRGGRQLRGTASAGGGGGRGGPGEAEEGPVGIPFPEHSADILGSLNKQRLSGLLCDVLLVTQDQEFPAHRSVLASCSSYFHKLFTSGAAADQQNIYNIDFAPAEALGALLDFAYTATLTVSHSSVADILAAARLLEISPVQDVCTHLLDTKVLSPPAGNEQRDEDEPKEGKGRGGKEQGNRVRAREYLEYFQRGAHWSSSCSTPELRDLPTHLHFNHGNGPSNGAPGGPGEYYSPLALALAQAPTQEPEEEDEDDEEDEDGEAVQGNGASLGSSYYPPSQNGHLYLPPDTRLGQETEVEDSGREEMARERGSASALLQQMMDSIERQKERATTGEDLGDGDDPDMEFYLNYFNSTQHEDTSSAAVTHGVPPPWLSRGSSGQDRVGGERVVGERGSGGGGGGGERKMRSKAFQKCPICSKVIQGAGKLPRHIRTHTGEKPYECAICKVRFTRQDKLKVHMRKHTGEKPYLCTQCGAAFAHNYDLKNHMRVHTGLRPYQCSSCFKTFVRSDHLHRHLKKDGCNGIPSRRGRKPRMREPGHLESQLGLLSPSSDTGPAPRTIRGRRRSEATSAAEMEGVAGAHAHSPQLQEFAGEAGP from the exons ATGGTAGTCAGAATAAAGATGAAGCCTAAACTCCACGTTCTCACAGAAGCAG GGCCACTCGCAAGTTTCCTGTCTGGTAGAGCTGCAGCCCTGCCCAGAGACGGAGGCAGCAGAGCTGGGCGACAGGCAGGGGAGTCAGATAGGGCCCGGGACACATTTTCTGCCTATTTG ACAGGCAGACGCACAGACGGCAGGACGGATACACGGGTGGGGGCTGCGCTAGGCGGCTCGGCGGCAGGCTGGTGGAAGATGTCGTCAGGAGCTGGTGGGAGGGGCGGAAGGCAGCTCAGGGGGACAGCAAGCGCCGGGGGcggaggagggcgaggagggCCGGGCGAGGCGGAGGAAGGCCCTGTGGGGATCCCTTTCCCCGAGCACAGCGCCGACATCCTGGGCAGCCTGAACAAGCAGCGGCTCTCTGGCCTGCTGTGCGACGTGCTCCTGGTCACTCAGGATCAGGAGTTTCCTGCACACCGCTCCGTcctggcctcctgcagctcataCTTCCACAAGCTCTTCACTTCAGGTGCCGCTGCCGACCAACAAAACATCTACAACATCGACTTTGCGCCAGCGGAGGCTCTGGGAGCGTTGCTGGACTTTGCCTACACAGCCACATTGACAGTCAGCCACAGCAGTGTGGCGGACATCCTTGCCGCTGCTCGCCTCCTGGAGATCTCACCTGTCCAGGACGTCTGTACTCACCTGCTGGACACCAAAGTGCTCTCCCCGCCG GCGGGCAATGAGCAACGAGATGAGGATGAACCTAAGGAGGGAAAGGGCAGAGGGGGCAAGGAGCAGGGGAACCGGGTTCGGGCCCGGGAGTACCTGGAGTACTTCCAGAGAGGGGCgcactggagcagcagctgcagcacgcCAGAGCTCAGGGACCTGCCTACACACCTGCACTTTAACCACGGCAATGGCCCTAGCAACGGGGCTCCTGGTGGCCCTGGTGAGTACTACTCCCCCCTCGCACTCGCATTGGCTCAGGCCCCAACGCAGGAgccagaagaagaggatgaggatgacgaggaagatgaggacgGGGAGGCAGTGCAGGGGAATGGAGCGAGCCTGGGGTCGTCTTACTACCCACCATCCCAGAATGGGCACCTCTACCTCCCACCTGACACAAGGCTGGGGCAGGAGACCGAAGTGGAGGACAGTGGTAGGGAGGAAATGGCGAGGGAGAGAGGTTCAGCCAGTgccctcctgcagcagatgatGGACTCCATCGAGAGGCAAAAGGAGCGCGCAACAACCGGGGAGGACCTAGGAGATGGGGACGACCCAGACATGGAATTTTACTTGAATTATTTTAACAGCACACAGCATGAGGATAcgtcttctgctgctgtgacacatgGTGTGCCGCCACCCTGGTTATCACGGGGCAGTTCTGGCCAAGACAGAGTAGGAGGAGAGAGGGTTGttggagagagaggcagcgggggtggaggaggtggaggagagaggaagatgcGCTCTAAGGCCTTCCAGAAGTGCCCCATATGCTCCAAGGTCATTCAAGGAGCAGGCAAGCTACCCCGCCATATCCGAACGCACACGGGAGAGAAACCCTATGAATGCGCCATCTGCAAAGTGCGCTTTACCAG GCAGGACAAGCTCAAGGTTCATATGAGGAAGcatacaggagagaagcctTACCTGTGTACGCAATGTGGAGCCGCCTTTGCTCACAACTACGACCTGAAGAACCACATGCGTGTACACACAGGCCTGCGCCCCTATCAGTGCTCAAGCTGCTTTAAGACTTTTGTGCGCTCCGATCACCTGCACCGCCACCTCAAGAAGGACGGCTGCAACGGCATCCCCTCTCGTCGAGGTCGAAAGCCTCGGATGAGGGAGCCAGGGCACCTTGAGTCCCAGTTGGGTCTGCTGAGCCCCAGCTCCGACACAGGGCCTGCGCCTCGTACCATCAGGGGACGGCGGCGTTCAGAGGCAACCTCAGCGGCGGAGATGGAGGGGGTAGCTGGAGCTCATGCACACAGTCCTCAGCTGCAGGAGTTTGCTGGGGAGGCCGGGCCTTGA